GCGACTCGACAGTGACGAAGTGACGGAATAATCGTCACTTCCTATTCCCCCTTCGAGAGGGAGCTCCCTCGTAGAAGGAATAGAAAGTGACGGAATATCCGTCACTTCGTCACCACCCCCACTAACTAGCGCCTGGGCCGGGCATCAACCCCCGCCCAGGCGCTCTCCTTTGCGTCCCTATTCCCCGACGCAAGGAGGACCATGGCGTGACAACGCCCAAGGTCAACACCATCAAGCGGATGGGCTCCCGCTTCTACGTCGAGCCCACGACCGGGGCCAAGTACCCCGGCGTCACCTCCATCCTCAAGAACCTCGACAAGAGCTTCCTCCAGCACTGGGCGGCCAAGCTCGTCGCCGAGGAAGCCGTCAACAACCTCGACGTCATCGAGGGCCTGGCCCGGCGCTCCCCCGACGCCGCAATCGACATGCTCAAGCGGGCCCCCTACCGCAACACCAAGGAGGCCGCCGACATCGGCACCGCGGCGCACGACCTGTTCGAGCGCATGGCGGGCGGCGAGAACATCAACCCGCGCTTCCTGCACGAAGACCTCCAGCCCTACGCCCGGCACTTCGCCGACTTCCTGGACGTCTGCCAGCCGGAGTATCTCCACATGGAGGAGACCGTCTGGGACGACGAGCACCAATACGCGGGCTCATTCGACGCGGTCGCCAAGATCGACGGCGAGGTCATCTACCTCGACAACAAGACGACCCGCTCCGGCGTCCACGAGGAGGTCGGCCTCCAGCTTGCGGCGTACCGCTATGCCAAGCACATCCTCCGCCCGGACGGCACCCGCGTCCCGAACGTCAAGAGCTCGGGCGCGGCCGTCCTGCATATCCGTCCCGAGGGCTGGCACCTCACGCCCGTCCGCGCCGACGAGACCATGTTCGAGCTCTTCTGCCACCTCCGCGAGGTCTTCGAGTGGGACGAGCTCAAGAAGACCGTCGTGGCCGTGCCGGTCGCCTCCGGCCCCGGTCGCGGCGTCAACGCTCCGCCCACCGCCCGACGTCGCGCTCCCCGCGCCAAGGTCTGAGAGAACACCATGACCATCGCCATCACCGCCGATGGGGAGGCCACCCGGCTCCCCATCACGCTCTACGTGTCCGGCCCCATGAGCGGCCGACCGCACTTCAACTACCCGATGTTCAAGGACGCCACCGAGGCTCTCCGAGCCGAGGGCTATGCCGTCATCAGCCCGCACGAGCTCGACGGCGAGGCGGGCGTCGACCTGGACAACTTCACCGAGGCCGACCGGCGAGCCGCGCTCGCTCGCGACGTCGCCGCCGTGACGAAGGCCGACGGCGTCGCCCTCCTCCCCGGCTGGCACGAGTCCTCCGGCGCACGAGCCGAGGCCGCCCTAGCCAACGCCATCCCGATCCCCGCCCGCCCCGTCGGCGAGTGGATCGACGAGGCCCGAGCCGCGAGGGAGGCCGCCGCGTGAGCATCCTCAACGTCGCCCTCTCGGGCAAGCCCTATCTCCTCGTCTCGCTCGACGACGCCGCCAAGTCGGTCGACTTCGAGCTCCGAGCCAACCCCGACGAGGCGCGCGAGCTCCTCGCGAAGACCGCTCAGGGCGTCCGCATCGCCCGGCGAGAGCTCCGCAAGGTCCGCCGCGAGCGTCGCCGTCTGGCGCGGCTCCTCAAGGACGACATCGCCCGAGTCGAGGAGTACGCCGACGCGGAGGAGGTAGCGAGCGAGGAGGTACCGAGCAAGTGACCCTGCCCATCAACGGCACCCGCGATGACCTCATCTGGCTCGCGGGACTCACCGAGGGCGAGGCTACCTTCGACGCCCACCGCGGCCGGTATCCCCGCATCCGCGTCCAGATGACCGACCGCGACACCGTCGAGCGAGTGGCGCACCTCCTCGGCACGTCCGTCCGCCTGTCGCTCCGGCAGGCCCCGTCGTCGCCGACCTGGAACGCCGAGCTCTCCGGCGACCGCGCGGCCGACATCATGGCCGCCCTCCTCCCCTTCATGGGCTCCCGCCGATCCCAGCGGATCGCGGAGATTCTCGCGGCCCCGGCCTACCACAAGGGCCACGACCGCAAGACGCTCCCCGGCCCGCCCATCACCTCCATCGCCGCCTAGCGGCCCTCAGATTAGGCCCCTGGCCCCGTCACGATCCGACGGCGGCCAGGGGCCTTTCGATTTTTCTGGGCACTCGCGAGCACCCGGGCGCTCTCCTCTTCGTCCGAACCCCACCGAAGGGAGAAAGCCCCCATGGCGAACACCAACTACCCCATCGACACCCCGCGCGAGCCGGGCCTCTACGAGTCCAGCGTCCTCCGCGACCGCGTCACGATCCGCGTGAGCGCGCCGGACGTCGCCGACGCCATCGTCGAGCGCGGCGACACCGTCTACGAGCACGCGATCCTCGACCTCCAGCACTACGCGAAGCAGTACGGCCCGTTCCGGCGTATCGGCAAGGAGACCGAGCCCGAGCCCGATCCGGAGCCGACACCCTCCGCCAAGAAGGCCGAGACCAAGAAGGCGAAGGCCGCCGCGTGAGCGCCCGCCTCGTCACCGCCACGCACCGCCGCTCGGGAATCTCCTACGCGGCCGTCCAGGACACCGAGACCGGCGCGGCGTACCCCTTCCCCGAGTTCATCGCGCCCCTCGCCGTCGCCGCGTTCAACCTCGGCGTCGATGACCTCTCGCGCTACCGCCCCCTCCCCAACCCCGAGGCCTACGACATCAAGGAGGTCACCCGATGATCGAGACGACCGAGACCCAGCCCGACGACCTCGCCGACGGCGTCTACCGCGACACCGACGGCGACCTCTGGCTCGTCCGCGAGGGCGTCGCCTTCGTCATGACCGACGTCATCGGCTTCCAGCACGACCTCGGCGACCTCGTCCCCAGTGACCTCGGCTCCGGCATCGACGCCGACATCGCGCACTCCGCCTACGTCCTCCGGATGCTCTACGCCCTCTGAAAGGAGCCCCATGACAGCGCCCAACCCTTACCAGCTTCGCATCCTGGCGGCGCTCAACACCCTCGGCAAGCACGTCTACGCCGGGAAGGAAACGCCCCAGGAGCGCGCGGCCCGTCGTCGAGAGGAGCTCGTCAAGCGAGCACTCCGCATCCGCCCGGCGAACCGAGCCGCCCGCCGATTCGTCGCCCGGTACGACCGATCCCTCGCCCGCGCTGAGCGCCGGGCCGCACGAAAGGAGCCCACCGCGTGAGCGCATCCAAATCCCTCGGCCCCGTCCACCTCTACCCCGAGCGTCCCAAGGTCTTCCGCAAGGGCGACAACGTCGCGCACGCCGACAACCCCGACCGCTGGGGCCGCGTCTCCGACGTCGTCCCCCATCGCGTCGGCGAGCCTGAGCGCTACGCCGTCGCCTGGGAGGACGGCGGCGCGAGCGTTCACTTCCGCGCCGAGCTCCTCTCGCGCTTCACGACCACGACCCCCAAGCCGCGCGAGCGGCGCAACCGAAAGGCCCGAGCATGACCAAGCCCCGCCGCATCGCCGCCCTCGTCGCCATCGGCGCGGCCCTCGGCATCGCCAGCGTCGCCCTCGTCGGATGCACGAGCGACGCCGACAAGGCCGACCAGAACATCAAGACCGCCGCCGAGGCCTTCGAGGTTCAGCGAACCATCATCGGCATCAACGGCATCACCGGCCAGACCACCTTCGTCGCCGAGGGCCGATGCTCCTTCGAGTACCCGAAGGCCCGCCGCGTCGACGTGACCTGCAAGTACGGCCCCGACGAGTACCGCAAGCACGTCTTCATCATGGGCGACCAGGACTCCGTCACGGTCACCCAGGAGAAGGCTATCGACGTGAGCGAGTACCACACCCGCATCATCCTCAAGCCGCAGAACCTCCTCCCGGAGTTCGACATCGAGGTCGGGGAGGACGAGTGACCGCCGCAGACGTCCTCCTCCTCGTCCTGGCGTTCCCTGTCGGATGGCTCATCGGAACCGTCATCGCACGCCTCACCCTCGGCGACTAGTCGCCATGGAGCTCGACGACCTTCGCGACGCCTACGAGCCGAGCGACCCGAAGCTCCGCTCGCTCCTCGACGACCTCGACCCGTAGGCCGTCACCCTCTCGAAGGCCCCTGCCCACAAGGCGGGGGCCTTCTTGCGTTCCCGGCGCGGATTTGGTATGGGCACCCGCCCTGCCCCAGGCGCTCTCCTCTTCGTCCCAACCGACGGGCCGCAAGGCCCCAGACAAGACAGAGAGAAGACCACTACATGGCAGGACTCAAGATTTTCGGCTCCGACCCGGAGAACCAGCCGAAGCCGCGCCAGCGCTTCGCGGACGACGTCGTCGGCCGGTTCCGCGCCGGTCACACCATCGACGACCGCCCGGCATCGCTGGACGAGTGGCGCATCACGACCGGCGACCCCGACGTCGCCGCCCGCGTCTACGAGCTCTTCGGCGGCGAGGAGCCGCAGGAGGGGGCCGCCAAGGGCGAGGACAACATCGAGGTCTTCACGGCCGCCGACTCCGTCGCCATCATCATCGAGAGCGCGAAGTCGCTTCGCCAGCGCATGGTCCTCTGGGGCCGCTCCGGCAAGCCGATCTACGTGAGCGATGGCGAGTTCATCCTCGACGAGAACGGCCACCCGACCGAGGAGCGCGACCCCGACGCCGACCTGACCTTCCAGGAGCGGAAGGAGAAGAAGGACATCGGCGCGGTCCCGGACATCGACCTGTTCTTCCGCCTCGCCGACGACCCCGACCTCGGCATCTTCCTCTTCAAGACGGGCTCCTGGGGCCTGGCCTACGAGCTCGCCCGGGACGACGTCCAGGGAGCGCTGGAGCAGGCGGAGGGCCCCGTCAAGGCCGTCCTCGCGCTGGAGCCCGTGAGCTTCAAGGCCAAGAGTGGCCCGCGCAAGGGCCAGACGGTCAGCTACACGAAGAGCTCCCTCACCCTCAAGGGGGCCGCGTGACCGTCGGCACCTACCGGCGCACCGCCCCGCCCAAGGGGCTCGGCGTGGTCCTCGCGGCCCTCACGGTCCTCGTGTTCCTCCTGAGCCTCTTCATCGGCTTCGGTGTGCCGCTCCTCCTCGGGCTTCTCATCTTCCCGGCGCTGGGCCTCACCGGCCCGCTCCTGGCGCTCGCATGGGTAGCCATCTTCCTCGTTTGGTGGGCATTCCTGGCGTTCGTCCGGAAGTAACCACCTGGCCCCCGCTCGGCTCACCCCGGGCGGGGGCTTCCCCGTCTCCCCGAAAGGTCAACATGGCAACGCTCATCGTCCACACCAAGAGCCTCTCCCACTGTCCCCAGTGCGACATGACCGTCCGCATCGCTCTCCGCGAGGGCCTCGTCGTCGACGCGCGCCCCGGCATCGACACCCCTGAGCGATCCGAGGAGCTCGCGAAGTTCAAGGAGCACGGCCTCGCCGCCGCGCCCATCGTCGAAGCTCTCGACAACCACGGCTCCGTCGTCGAGCGCTGGGCAGGCTTCCGCCCCGACAAGATCAAGGAGTACGCGCGATGAGCGCCCCCGTCGTCCGCGTCACTCTCGACGTCCCCGCCGTGCAGGCGCTCGGCCACGGCATCGCTCACTTCCTCGACGGCACCTCTCTACACTCCGACGGCACCATCCGCCGCAACCCCGAGATCGCCTGGGGAGTCGGGCATCCGGTCGGCTCCTGGGAGTACATCGAGGGCGACCATGGCTAACGCCGCGAAGCGCAAGGGCACCTCTTACGAGTCGGCCGTCGTCAAGCTCCTCCAGGATCACGGCATCCCGGCCCGCCGCGTCGCCCAGACGGGCGCGCTCGACGTCGGCGATATCCACGGCATCGACCCCTTCGTCGGCCAGTGCAAGGCGTACCGCGACCTCACCGCCGCCCTCCGCGACGGCGTCGCCGGGGCGAACGTCCAGGCCACGCGCGCGGGTCAGCCCTACGGCGTCGCCTTCGTCAAGCGACCCGGTAAGCCCATCGTCGACGGCTACGCGGTCATGGACGTCGCCACGTTCGCCCGGCTCCTCCGCGAGCTAAGGGACCGACCCGCGCGGGGCCTCCCGACCCCATGAAGATCACCCTCTCGCTCTCGCTCACGATCAAGCGCGACCGCCCCGAGCCCGCCCCGCCCGAGTACCTCGACCTCTCCGGCGCGACCGTCGAGCGGGCGGACCCGCCGCGAGTCGGCTTCGCCCCCGAGCCATACGACGAGTAGGCCGCCCCGAAAGGAAATCACCATGAAGCTCTACGTCTTCGAGTACGTCGCCCCCGTCACGAGGAACTATCACGACGGCGGCGGTCTCGTCATCATCACCGACCGCGACCCGCTGGAGGCGTGGCGCGGCTCGGAGCTCTACGTCGACCCGCGCAAGCACTACGGCAAGGCCGACTGGGCCGAGGCCGATATCGACCTCTCTTCCCCGGATGCCGTCTACGACGTCGACGCGGACGAGGAGCGAGTCTTCGTCTTCCCCGACTCCGGTTGTTGCTAGACCGCCCTCCCCTGCCCTGAGCCCCTCAGCCCCGAGCCGAGGGGCTCTCGGCGTCTCTGGGCACGGCTGAGCGCCTGGGCGCTCTCCTCTTCGTCCACCTATCGACCGAAAGGGGCTCAATGACCCTCACTGACCTCCTCGCCAAGCTCGACGGCGTCGAGGAGACCGCCGACGGCTACCTCGCTACCTGCCCCGCGCACGCCGACACGCACGCCTCTCTCCGCGTGACCGTGTCCGACTCGGGCAAGGTGCTCGTCAAGTGTCGCGCCATGTGCGCAACGCCCGACGTCGTCAAGGCTCTCGGGCTCACCATGCGCGACCTCGCCACGATGAAGCCCGGCGACGTCCCGGCGACCAAGCGCGCGACCACGCCTCTCCCTGCGACCCCCGCCGCCATCGCCTCGCTCGCCATGCGTCTCGACGGCTACGCGGCGGCTCTTCGCAACCCTTCGGCGGGCGACTCGCGCCAGGCCCTCAACTACGCCGAGGAGCGCTTCGGCGTCTACCCGGCCGACGTCGAGCGCCTCGGTCTCGGCTACGTCGACGACATCGGCGGAGGGCCTCGCCTCGTCGTGCCGTTCCGCACGCCGGAGGGCGTCGCCCGCAACTTCCAGGCCCGCGCCCTGGAGAAGGATGCCGCCGTCCGCTGGCAGGGCCCGAAGTCGCCCGAGGGCGGCTCGTGGTCGCCGCTGGGCTGGTTCCCCGGCTCGTCCGGCTGGCCCGAGGTGCTCATCTGCGAAGGCCCGGGCGACGCGCTCACGGGCGCGGCCCTCGGCTACGACACCATCGGCATCGCTGGTGCATCGCGTGTAAACAACCCGGCCATCGTCGACGAGGTCGCTTCCTGGATCGGAGACCGTGACGCCATCGTCGCGGGCGACGGCGACCCGGCAGGCCGCCGCTTCTCCGCGACCCTCGCCGAGGGCCTCGTCGCGCGCGGCGTGAGCGTCCGCATCATCGACCTGGAGGATGGCCTCGACCTCACCGACTGGCGAGCCCGCGACCCGCAGACGTTCCCGCGCGACGTCATCCGGGCGATCACCAACGCCAAGCCCGTCAAGCACCGCGAGGCGGCCCTCCTGGCCTGGGACGAAGACGAGTACGCACTCTCCGACCTCGGCGGCGCACGCTACCTCCGCGACTACCTCAAGAGCCGCGACTCGGGCGTCAAGTACACCGCCGAGGCGGGCTTCCTCCTCCTCGACCGCGGCGTCTGGCGCATCGACGACCGGCAGGCCGTCCGCACTCACGCCCAGGCCGTCGCCGACATCGTCAAGAAGCTCGCACGAGAGGCCAGCAAGGCCGCGACCGAGGGAGCGACCGAGGAGGAGCGGGAGCGCAATAAGAAGCGCGCCGGGCGATTCATCCGGTACTCCCAGCACGTCCAGACGACTCGCGGCATCGACTCGATGCTCCGCGAGCTCCAGGCCGTCGAGGGCGTCCCGGCGTCGATCAACGACTTCGACCAGCACCCGGACCTCCTCGCGGTCAACAACGGCGTCGTCGACCTTCGGACGGGCGAGCTCCGCCCGCACGACCCGGACCTCCTCCTCTCGCGGCGCATCAGCCTCGACTACGACCCGACGGCCAAGGCCCCGCGCTGGGAGGCGTTCCTGGAGGAGGTCTTCCCGAGGGATGCCCAAATGCCGGGCTTCATGCGTCGCCTCGTCGGCTACGGCATCACGGGCCACACCACCGAACAGTGCTTCGTCATCCACCTCGGCAAGGGAGCGAACGGAAAGAGCGTCTTCACGGACACCCTCACCGAGGTCTTCCGCGAGATTACGACGACCACGCCGTTCTCCACCTTCGAGACGAAGCCCTCGGGCGGCATCCCCAACGACCTCGCGGCTCTCAAGGGAGCCCGGCTCGTCATGGCCTCGGAGGGCGAGCAGGGCAAGCGGATGGCCGAGGCCGTGCTCAAGCGAGTCACCGGCCGCGACCTCATCGCCGCCCGCTTCATGCGCCAGGAGTTCTTCGAGTTCCGCCCGGCGTTCCTCCTGCAACTCGCTACCAACTTCGAACCGCAGTTCCGCGGCCAGGACGAGGGCCTCTGGCGTCGCGTCAAGCTCGTCAACTGGGAGCGCTACTTCGCGCCCCACGAGCGCGACCCGCGCCTCTCGGCCAAGCTCCTCGCCGAGGCTCAGGGCATCCTCGCCTGGGCGATCCGCGGCGCGCGGGAATGGTACGAGCAGGGCCTCGCCGACCCGACCACCGTATCGGAGGCATCCCGCCAGTACCGCGCGACGTCTGACATCCTCCAGGGCTTCCTCCCAGGCAAGTACGTCCTGGACGAGGACGAGGCCCACAAGGTGCCCGGCAAGACGCTCTGGGACGACTTCCGCACCTGGGCCGAGGAGGAGAACCTCCGCGACCTCCAGCAGTGGAGCCAGCGGGCCTTCTACGGCGCACTCAAGGAGCGTGGCGCGCACCAGCGGAAGACCAACTCCGGCGTCGTCTTCTCGGGCATCAAGCGCGCCCCGCGGGTCCACGCCGCCCCCGAGGAAGCGCCCTCCGAAATCGCGCGGGCAGGAGTGAGCACCCAGGCGCTCTCCTCTTCGTCACAGATCACAACCGGCCCGGACCTGGACGGGCTCATCTAACGGAAGGGCTAACCGATGACCGAACCTCAGCCGCTCATCGTCACTCACGCGCCGTACTACGTCCTCGACGGCGTCCAGTACCTCCTCTCCGAGGAGCCCAATGGGCGCTTCGCCCCGCGCATCGGCGACGTCGTCACGACGACAGAAGAGCCGGACGAAGACGGCGACCTCCTCGTCAACTTCGTCGACCCGGTCAAGGGCGAGTCCTGGTGGCACATCAACGCCGCCGCTCTCGCCGAGGTCATCGACTAGCCCGCCACCTCCCCGCACACCTGCCCCGCCCGCCTCGCTAAAGAACGTCCGAGGTGGGCGGGGCCGACGCATTAACGCGAAAGGCTCCCGTTGATCCACTACACCCACACGCTCGCGGGCGAGGAGTGCCACATCTTCATGCCGGAGCGCCGCTCCGAGCTCGACGGCTTCCGGCGCTTCCTCGCCCAGGGCGACCGCGTCCTCTGCATCGACACCGAGACCTCCGGCCTCGACATCTACGCCCCCGGCTTCGAGCTCCGCCTCTTCCAGATCGGCAACGAGCGGGAGGCCTGGGTACTCCGCGCCGACCTCTTCGCCGATGTCATCCGGAAGGCCCTGGAGCAGGAGCGCATCTTCACGATGCACAACGCCGCCTATGACCTCAAAGTCATCGACTACCACCTCGGCGTCCCCTTCGAGAAGCTCGTCCCGCGCACCTTCGACACCCGCATCTTCGCGCACCTCATCGACCCCCGCCAGCGCTCCGAGGGCGGCGCGGGGCTCCGACTCAAGGAGCTCTCCGCCATCTACGTCGACGAGTCCGCCCCCGACACTCAGGACGGTCTCAACGCCGTCTTCCGAACGATCAGGCATCCGGTCACCGGGAAGCCCTGCACCAAGGACAACGGCTGGGCCTTCATCCCCATCGACCACCCCACCTACGTCCGATACGCCGGGCTCGACGTCCTCCTCGGCGCTCGCCTCTTCGCCGAGCTCGCGCCGATCATCAAGGAGCTCGGCCTCAACGACCTCTCCAAGTTTGAGCACCACCTCCAGGGCCTCCTCATGACGATGGAGCGCCGCGGCGTGCTCATCGACGTCCCCTACGTCGAGAGCCTGGACTCCAAGCTCGCCGAGGAGGCCGCACACTACGAGGCCGTCGCCGCTCGCTACGGCGTCGCCAACGTCAACTCCACCGCCCAGGTCTCCGAGGCTCTCCTCGCCATGGGCGAGAAGCTCCGCGAGAAGACCGAGTCCGGAGCGTGGAAGGTCGACAAGGGCGTCCTCATGCCCCTCGCCGACCTGGATGACCAGTGGCAACTCATCGAGGCGCGGACCCCCAACCCGCTCGCCGACGCCGTCCTCCGCTCCAAGCGCGCGAGCAAGTGGCGCACCTCCTACGTCGAGGCGTTCCTCAAGCTCAAGGACGCGAACGACCGCATCCACCCGACCATCGGGGGCCTGTCGGCGCGGACGGCGCGCATGTCGATCAGCAAGCCGCCGCTCCAGCAACTCCCGTCCGGCGACTGGACGATCCGCCGCGCGATGATCGCCGACCCCGGCAAGCTCATCATCGCGGCCGACTACAGCCAGGTCGAAATGCGCGTGCTCGCGGCCCTCTGCCAGGACGAGACCCTTATGGAGGCGATCAGGTCGGGCACCGACCTCCACGACTTCACCGCCACGCGAGTCTTCGGTCCCGACTTCACCAAGCGACAGCGAAAGGTCGCCAAGGCCATCGGCTTCGGCAAGGTCTACGGCGGCGGCGCGTCGACGGTCTCCCGCCAGACCGGCGTACCCATCGCGGACGTCAAGCCCGCCATGGCCGCCTACGATGCCACCTTCCCCGGCATCAAGCGCTACGGCGCGAGGCTCCAGTCGCGGGCTCAATTCGGCAAGCGCGAGGTCGTCACCGTCTCCGGCCGTCACCTCCCGCTGGATCGCGACCGGCTCTACGCGGCGACCAACTACGTCGTCCAGTCGACCGCGCGCGACCTCCTGGCCCAGGCCATCGTCGACATCTTCGACGCGGGCCTCGGCGACCACCTCCTCCTCCCCGTCCACGACGAGCTCATCGCCCAGGCGGACGCCAAGGAGGCCGAGGACGTCATCCACGAAATCGGCCGCCTCATGGAGTCGACCTTCTACTCCATCCCGATCATCAGCGACCCCGAGGTTTACGGACGGTCCTGGGGCTCGGGCTACAACGTCCCGCCCGAGCTCGATGCCGTGTAAACACCCCGACCACGAAAGGCCCCACTCCCCAATGTCCACCCCGACCACCGCCGACCGCATCCGATCCGCGGGAGAGGCGCTCATCCGCCTCGTCGACACGCTGGCCCACGCCGAGGAGGTGCAATACCTCCGCCCCGTCGGACCCTCGACGCGGGAGGACACCCCTGAGCGCTCCCAGGGCGGCGTCTCCCGGCCGACCGAGGACATCGCCCTCGACGAGCGCCGCCTCCGCGTGCGGGCTGGCGTCATCAGCGCCGAGCTCCTCCTCGACGACCTGACGGCCAACGCCACGGCATCCGCCGACGAGCTCACGGCGGCTCTCGTTGACTGGGCAGGGACGCGCGCCTAGCGCGACACGCCGACTCGTGTAGACCAGCCCACGTAAACCGGCTTACGTGAGTATGATGGTCGCGCGCCTCCCCGCGGCGCACCCTTCGAAACCCCGTCCAGGGGTCCGCTTCGCCATACCCGGCGGCGGGCCTCAAGGCGGAAATCGTCGCGCCTTCGCGACTTGCTCCACGTAAACCGGTCCGCGCGGACCGGCTCGCGGATACCAGAACGCAACACAGAAAGCAGGGCCCACATGAACGCCACCACGCTCGCCGACATCCTCGACGCCAAGCTTGACCGCGGCTCGGAGCCGCTCCCCTTCGACGAGGAGCTCTCCCTCATCGAGCGCGCCCAGTCCGGCGACGAGGACGCCTACGTCACGCTCCTCCGCCAGTACGCGCACGGACTCCGGAACCTCATGAAGTCGGAGCACTCGCGCGCCAGTGGCCTCGTCGATGCCGAGGAGACGAGGGCTAACGTCCTCCTGGCGTTCGCCGAGGCCCTCGCCGAGTGCGACGGTTCCACTCGCATCGCCGCGAAGCTCAAGGCGAAGGCCTACGACGTCGCCCAGGACTTCCACCTTGTAGGAGCGCTCAGCGTGCCGACCCGCACGCGCCAGCGCTACTTCCAGGCCATGCGCGAAGCTGGCCCGGGCGGCGACGCCGAGGCCAAGGCCGCCGAGCTCGGCATGTCCCGCGAGGTCTTCATCGCGACCGCCACGGCGTTCCGCGTGGACTCTGTCGACGAGCTCATCGGCTCGCATCGGCGCACCGACCCCGGCCGCCGCGGAAACGCCGACGCGGCGAGCGACTCCGAGCCGGTCTCGTTCGAGTCGATCTACACCGAGCGAGGCTACGCCACCGTTGACCAGCGCGAGACTGTCGCACGCGCCTTCGAGGCCGTCGACGAGCTCACGGGCGACATCATCCGGGACGCCTACGGCTTCACCGAGTACGACCCGATC
This Microbacterium sp. XT11 DNA region includes the following protein-coding sequences:
- a CDS encoding DUF4406 domain-containing protein; this translates as MTIAITADGEATRLPITLYVSGPMSGRPHFNYPMFKDATEALRAEGYAVISPHELDGEAGVDLDNFTEADRRAALARDVAAVTKADGVALLPGWHESSGARAEAALANAIPIPARPVGEWIDEARAAREAAA
- a CDS encoding beta-sandwich lipoprotein, which produces MTKPRRIAALVAIGAALGIASVALVGCTSDADKADQNIKTAAEAFEVQRTIIGINGITGQTTFVAEGRCSFEYPKARRVDVTCKYGPDEYRKHVFIMGDQDSVTVTQEKAIDVSEYHTRIILKPQNLLPEFDIEVGEDE
- a CDS encoding recombination directionality factor, with the protein product MAGLKIFGSDPENQPKPRQRFADDVVGRFRAGHTIDDRPASLDEWRITTGDPDVAARVYELFGGEEPQEGAAKGEDNIEVFTAADSVAIIIESAKSLRQRMVLWGRSGKPIYVSDGEFILDENGHPTEERDPDADLTFQERKEKKDIGAVPDIDLFFRLADDPDLGIFLFKTGSWGLAYELARDDVQGALEQAEGPVKAVLALEPVSFKAKSGPRKGQTVSYTKSSLTLKGAA
- a CDS encoding phage/plasmid primase, P4 family; the protein is MTLTDLLAKLDGVEETADGYLATCPAHADTHASLRVTVSDSGKVLVKCRAMCATPDVVKALGLTMRDLATMKPGDVPATKRATTPLPATPAAIASLAMRLDGYAAALRNPSAGDSRQALNYAEERFGVYPADVERLGLGYVDDIGGGPRLVVPFRTPEGVARNFQARALEKDAAVRWQGPKSPEGGSWSPLGWFPGSSGWPEVLICEGPGDALTGAALGYDTIGIAGASRVNNPAIVDEVASWIGDRDAIVAGDGDPAGRRFSATLAEGLVARGVSVRIIDLEDGLDLTDWRARDPQTFPRDVIRAITNAKPVKHREAALLAWDEDEYALSDLGGARYLRDYLKSRDSGVKYTAEAGFLLLDRGVWRIDDRQAVRTHAQAVADIVKKLAREASKAATEGATEEERERNKKRAGRFIRYSQHVQTTRGIDSMLRELQAVEGVPASINDFDQHPDLLAVNNGVVDLRTGELRPHDPDLLLSRRISLDYDPTAKAPRWEAFLEEVFPRDAQMPGFMRRLVGYGITGHTTEQCFVIHLGKGANGKSVFTDTLTEVFREITTTTPFSTFETKPSGGIPNDLAALKGARLVMASEGEQGKRMAEAVLKRVTGRDLIAARFMRQEFFEFRPAFLLQLATNFEPQFRGQDEGLWRRVKLVNWERYFAPHERDPRLSAKLLAEAQGILAWAIRGAREWYEQGLADPTTVSEASRQYRATSDILQGFLPGKYVLDEDEAHKVPGKTLWDDFRTWAEEENLRDLQQWSQRAFYGALKERGAHQRKTNSGVVFSGIKRAPRVHAAPEEAPSEIARAGVSTQALSSSSQITTGPDLDGLI
- a CDS encoding DNA polymerase translates to MIHYTHTLAGEECHIFMPERRSELDGFRRFLAQGDRVLCIDTETSGLDIYAPGFELRLFQIGNEREAWVLRADLFADVIRKALEQERIFTMHNAAYDLKVIDYHLGVPFEKLVPRTFDTRIFAHLIDPRQRSEGGAGLRLKELSAIYVDESAPDTQDGLNAVFRTIRHPVTGKPCTKDNGWAFIPIDHPTYVRYAGLDVLLGARLFAELAPIIKELGLNDLSKFEHHLQGLLMTMERRGVLIDVPYVESLDSKLAEEAAHYEAVAARYGVANVNSTAQVSEALLAMGEKLREKTESGAWKVDKGVLMPLADLDDQWQLIEARTPNPLADAVLRSKRASKWRTSYVEAFLKLKDANDRIHPTIGGLSARTARMSISKPPLQQLPSGDWTIRRAMIADPGKLIIAADYSQVEMRVLAALCQDETLMEAIRSGTDLHDFTATRVFGPDFTKRQRKVAKAIGFGKVYGGGASTVSRQTGVPIADVKPAMAAYDATFPGIKRYGARLQSRAQFGKREVVTVSGRHLPLDRDRLYAATNYVVQSTARDLLAQAIVDIFDAGLGDHLLLPVHDELIAQADAKEAEDVIHEIGRLMESTFYSIPIISDPEVYGRSWGSGYNVPPELDAV
- a CDS encoding DUF7169 domain-containing protein, translating into MSTPTTADRIRSAGEALIRLVDTLAHAEEVQYLRPVGPSTREDTPERSQGGVSRPTEDIALDERRLRVRAGVISAELLLDDLTANATASADELTAALVDWAGTRA